The Scleropages formosus chromosome 11, fSclFor1.1, whole genome shotgun sequence genome window below encodes:
- the LOC108934692 gene encoding USP6 N-terminal-like protein, whose protein sequence is MKKDIDTLIAEERADIISKYEKFQGELIDQWEDATFNVYKVTDRCGFLHQKELPTPSALEEKQKQQEIERVDKWLKMTKNWEKYRNSDKMSRRVHKGIPLKLRGQIWCLLLDVEKVKEENMGVYEKMKVQARNCSTEIKQIDLDINRTFRNHIMFLERFGVKQQELFHVLTAYSVYNTEVSYCQGMSQIAAILLMYMNEEDAFWALSQLLTNQRHAMHGFFIPSFPKLQRFQTHHDQILSKLLPKLKKHLDKEQMSAGIYTTKWFLQCFIDRTPVTLTLRLWDIYILEGERILTAMAYTILKIHKKQLLKMSLEELREFLQEKIVESFCLSNDGVIEQLQASMSELRKMKLDLPPPAKSDELPKKTLGLEVPLVRTPVKPLVAVNGKPEPQLPPPKVGIPPIGQWQDKSQPPSNSLDFRIPNGDGPQPVSGEKPCLPLKVPLHIKCELVEDAERNAWRDSMDWPPPYEPSETDVLQDEGELLDLPDLPPPPPVYLEDSLGSSAQATALDLDPRPGPEDLALKDTGLQFRTPPLPVTFPATLSVPPSSSNRRPSNISQYDNLSEGEGEVDRCLDHLLKIAATLDPSHPEVRNAAGPSNPAETLRSESPSSFPPPPPPVFFLPGKPSPPHPPHSLSVPHPQEQHTNGPHV, encoded by the exons ATGAAGAAGGACATCGACACATTAATAGCGGAAGAACGTGCTGacatcatttcaaaatatgaaaag TTTCAGGGAGAGCTCATTGACCAGTGGGAAGATGCCACCTTCAATGTGTACAAGGTCACGGACCGTTGTGGCTTCCTGCA tCAAAAGGAGCTTCCAACTCCAAGTGCACTTGAGGAGAAG caaaaacaacaagaaattgAAAGGGTGGATAAATGGCTAAAAATGACCAAGAACTGGGAGAAATACAGGAATAGTGACAAG ATGTCACGGCGCGTGCACAAGGGCATCCCTCTTAAGCTGCGGGGCCAGATCTGGTGCTTGCTGCTCGATGTTGAGAAGGTGAAAGAGGAGAACATGGGGGTCTATGAG aaaatgaaagtgcAAGCCAGGAACTGCTCCACCGAAATCAAGCAGATAGATCTCGACATCAACAGGACTTTTCGAAACCACATCATGTTTCTGGAGCGGTTTGGAGTGAA GCAGCAAGAGTTGTTCCATGTCCTGACAGCTTACTCCGTTTACAACACA GAAGTGAGCTACTGCCAGGGCATGAGCCAGATTGCGGCCATCCTGCTGATGTATATGAACGAGGAGGATGCCTTCTGGGCTCTGTCGCAGCTGCTGACCAACCAGCGGCACGCGATGCATG GATTCTTTATCCCTAGCTTTCCTAAACTCCAGCGCTTTCAGACCCATCATGATCAGATCCTTTCCAAGCTGCTCCCCAAGTTGAAGAAGCATTTG GACAAGGAGCAGATGTCAGCTGGGATTTACACTACCAAATGGTTTCTGCAGTGCTTTATTGACAGG ACACCTGTCACCCTGACCCTGCGCTTATGGGATATCTACAttctggaaggggagaggattCTAACTGCAATGGCCTATACCATCCTCAAAATACACAAGA AGCAGCTACTGAAGATGTCTCTGGAGGAGTTGCGAGAGTTCCTGCAGGAGAAGATTGTGGAGTCCTTCTGCCTGTCCAATGATGGCGTCATTGAGCAGCTGCAAGCCTCAATGTCAGAACTACGCAAAATGAAGCTGGACCTTCCTCCCCCAG CGAAGTCAGATGAACTCCCGAAGAAGACCCTGGGCCTTGAGGTGCCTTTGGTGCGAACACCAGTGAAGCCTCTTGTGGCTGTCAACGGGAAACCTGAGCCCCAATTGCCTCCTCCGAAGGTGGGGATTCCGCCAATTGGACAGTGGCAGGACAAGAGCCAACCACCAAGTAACAGTTTGGATTTCAGGATTCCCAATGGGGACGGTCCTCAGCCAGTATCCGGTGAGAAACCATGTTTGCCGCTAAAGGTGCCACTTCATATCAAGTGTGAACTGGTGGAGGATGCTGAGCGCAACGCATGGAGAGACAGCATGGACTGGCCTCCGCCTTACGAGCCCTCCGAGACGGATGTTTTGCAAGATGAGGGGGAGCTCCTGGACTTACCAGACCTGCCTCCACCCCCACCAGTGTACCTGGAGGACTCCTTGGGGAGTTCAGCCCAAGCCACTGCCCTTGACCTTGATCCTAGACCAGGGCCTGAGGACCTCGCCCTGAAGGATACCGGACTGCAGTTCAGGACGCCACCATTGCCTGTCACATTCCCAGCGACACTGTCAGTGCCCCCATCCTCCAGCAACAGGCGGCCATCCAACATTTCCCAGTATGACAATCTCTccgagggagagggggaggtggaCCGCTGCCTGGACCATCTGTTAAAGATTGCAGCTACCTTAGACCCATCTCACCCAGAGGTCAGAAATGCGGCCGGACCCTCTAACCCTGCAGAAACCTTGAGATCAGAGTCGCCCTCATCtttccctcccccaccaccccctgTCTTTTTCCTACCTGGAAAGCCATCCCCTccgcacccccctcactcaCTGTCTGTGCCTCATCCTCAGGAGCAGCACACCAATGGTCCACACGTATAG